The proteins below come from a single Caulobacter flavus genomic window:
- a CDS encoding SMP-30/gluconolactonase/LRE family protein encodes MTATRRTVTLALGAGAAIAAGGFSMSAQAAAHETVGSIRRLSPALDAVIAPDAKIEKLADGFVWSEGPVWVKDGRYLVFSDVPANIMYRWSQKDGKSVFLQPSGYDGPPTKVFREPGSNGMALDAKGDLLVCNHGQRAITKLDLKTKARSVVVDRYQGKRFNSPNDLAVAKSGAIYFTDPPYGLEGLDASPVKELAFNGVYLLRADGSLAVVDDRVTFPNGVALSPDEKRLYVAVSDPNGPVIMAYDLGADGLPTSRKVFFDASALHKAGGPGLPDGMCLDTEGRLYATGPCGVLVITPAGELIGVIETGGPIANCAFGEDGKTLFLTADKTLARVHLKTTGLVW; translated from the coding sequence ATGACCGCGACGCGCCGCACCGTCACGCTGGCTCTCGGAGCCGGCGCAGCCATCGCCGCCGGAGGCTTCTCCATGTCTGCTCAAGCCGCCGCCCACGAGACCGTGGGCTCCATACGCCGCCTGTCGCCCGCGCTCGACGCGGTGATCGCCCCGGATGCGAAGATCGAGAAGCTGGCCGACGGCTTCGTCTGGTCGGAAGGTCCGGTGTGGGTGAAGGATGGCCGCTACCTCGTCTTCTCCGACGTGCCGGCCAACATCATGTACCGCTGGAGCCAGAAGGACGGCAAAAGCGTCTTCCTGCAGCCTTCCGGCTACGACGGCCCGCCGACCAAGGTCTTCCGCGAGCCGGGCTCGAACGGCATGGCTCTGGACGCCAAGGGCGACCTGCTGGTCTGCAATCACGGCCAGCGGGCGATCACGAAGCTCGATCTGAAGACCAAGGCCCGCTCGGTCGTCGTCGACCGCTATCAGGGCAAGCGCTTCAACAGCCCAAACGACCTGGCCGTGGCCAAGTCGGGCGCGATCTACTTCACCGATCCGCCCTACGGCCTGGAGGGGCTGGACGCCTCGCCGGTCAAGGAGCTGGCTTTCAACGGCGTCTATCTGCTGCGCGCCGACGGCTCGCTGGCGGTGGTCGACGACAGGGTGACCTTCCCCAACGGCGTGGCCCTGAGCCCCGACGAGAAGCGCCTGTACGTCGCCGTCTCCGATCCGAACGGACCGGTGATCATGGCCTACGACCTGGGCGCCGACGGCCTGCCGACGTCGCGCAAGGTGTTCTTCGACGCGAGCGCCCTGCACAAGGCCGGCGGCCCCGGTCTGCCCGACGGCATGTGCCTGGACACCGAAGGCCGGCTCTACGCCACGGGGCCGTGCGGGGTGCTGGTGATCACGCCGGCCGGCGAACTGATCGGCGTCATCGAGACCGGCGGGCCGATCGCCAACTGCGCCTTCGGCGAGGACGGCAAGACTCTGTTCCTGACCGCCGACAAGACCCTGGCGCGCGTGCATCTGAAGACGACCGGCCTGGTCTGGTAG
- a CDS encoding Gfo/Idh/MocA family protein, giving the protein MNKRTFMQAGLAAGAMAATAPAAALAQAKAEGRKLGYAMLGLGYYATQIIMPRFAECEHSKLTALVSGTPEKLAKYGAQHGIPEKSRYSYETFDRIIDDPAVDIVYVVTPNSLHRTFTEWAARAGKHVMCEKPMATSVADGEAMIAACKAAGRKLMIGYRSRFEPHNLDAIALARGGALGPVTTIVADHGWTSSDPNMWRVKKALSGGGSLMDIGIYSLNAARYLTGEEPIAVNAMESTDRTNPVFAEVEDTINFQLLFPSGATANCVSTYSANCNRYRVSGPKGWVEIDPATSYEGQTMRANLDGQAKLRTPPATRKSQFAGQLDHLSECILTGRDPIVPGEEGLKDLRIIEAIYRAAREGRTVKL; this is encoded by the coding sequence ATGAACAAGCGCACGTTCATGCAGGCCGGCCTCGCCGCCGGCGCCATGGCCGCCACGGCTCCGGCGGCCGCGCTGGCCCAGGCCAAGGCCGAGGGCCGCAAGCTCGGCTACGCCATGCTGGGCCTTGGCTACTATGCCACCCAGATCATCATGCCGCGCTTTGCCGAGTGCGAGCATTCCAAGCTGACCGCCCTGGTCAGCGGCACGCCAGAGAAGCTGGCCAAGTACGGCGCTCAGCACGGGATCCCGGAAAAGAGTCGCTATTCGTACGAGACCTTCGACCGGATCATCGACGATCCGGCGGTCGACATCGTCTACGTGGTCACGCCCAACAGCCTGCACCGCACCTTCACCGAGTGGGCGGCCAGGGCCGGCAAGCACGTGATGTGCGAAAAGCCGATGGCGACCTCGGTGGCCGATGGGGAGGCCATGATCGCCGCCTGCAAGGCCGCCGGCCGCAAGCTGATGATCGGCTATCGCAGCCGCTTCGAGCCGCACAACCTCGACGCCATCGCCCTGGCGCGCGGCGGGGCGCTGGGTCCGGTGACGACCATCGTCGCCGACCACGGCTGGACATCGTCGGACCCGAACATGTGGCGCGTGAAGAAGGCGCTGTCGGGCGGCGGCAGTCTGATGGACATAGGCATCTACAGCCTCAACGCCGCCCGCTACCTGACCGGCGAAGAGCCGATCGCGGTCAACGCCATGGAGTCGACCGACCGCACGAACCCGGTGTTCGCCGAGGTCGAGGACACCATCAATTTCCAGCTCTTGTTCCCATCGGGCGCGACGGCCAACTGCGTGTCGACCTACAGCGCCAACTGCAATCGCTATCGGGTTTCCGGCCCCAAGGGCTGGGTCGAGATCGATCCGGCCACCAGCTACGAGGGCCAGACCATGCGGGCCAATCTCGACGGCCAGGCGAAGCTTCGCACTCCGCCGGCGACGAGGAAGAGCCAGTTCGCCGGTCAGTTGGATCATCTGTCGGAATGCATCCTCACCGGCCGCGACCCGATCGTGCCGGGCGAGGAGGGCCTGAAGGACCTGCGGATCATCGAGGCCATCTACAGGGCGGCCCGCGAAGGCCGGACGGTGAAGCTTTAG
- a CDS encoding alpha/beta hydrolase has translation MTRRLALAITVALALPAIAQAQQRVALWPNGAPGFEARKAIPEQSAEYWAKSINDPSVTAYLPPADKATGAAVIVLPGGGHKMLVIHPEGTDVAKVLGPMGVAVFVLKYRLSQEEGSPYTIDHARQDAVRAVRVVRSRAAEFGVDPRKIGLMGFSGGGEIVDLAVYGSAAKDPKVDAVDAVSGRPDFQVLIYPGPTGIPDKIPADAPPAFILAADDDECCSAPPVELLTKFRAAKVPVEFHLFQSGGHAFNMGFRTDKAAIKVWPERLCDWLADNGWLGKR, from the coding sequence ATGACCCGAAGGCTCGCTCTCGCCATCACCGTCGCCCTGGCTCTGCCCGCCATAGCCCAGGCCCAGCAGCGCGTGGCCCTTTGGCCGAACGGCGCGCCGGGCTTCGAGGCTCGCAAGGCCATTCCCGAGCAGTCGGCCGAGTACTGGGCCAAGTCGATCAACGACCCGTCGGTGACGGCCTACCTGCCGCCGGCCGACAAGGCCACGGGCGCGGCGGTGATCGTGCTGCCGGGCGGCGGCCACAAGATGCTGGTCATCCACCCGGAAGGGACCGACGTCGCCAAGGTGCTGGGGCCCATGGGCGTGGCGGTGTTCGTGCTGAAGTACCGCCTCAGCCAGGAAGAGGGCTCGCCCTACACAATCGACCATGCCCGCCAGGACGCGGTACGGGCCGTGCGTGTCGTCCGCTCGCGCGCCGCCGAGTTCGGCGTGGACCCCAGGAAGATCGGCCTGATGGGCTTTTCCGGCGGCGGCGAGATCGTCGACTTGGCCGTTTACGGCTCGGCGGCCAAGGATCCCAAGGTGGACGCGGTCGACGCCGTCAGCGGCCGACCCGATTTTCAGGTGCTGATCTATCCGGGTCCCACGGGCATTCCCGACAAGATCCCGGCCGACGCGCCGCCGGCCTTCATCCTCGCGGCCGACGACGACGAGTGCTGCTCGGCCCCGCCGGTGGAACTGCTGACCAAGTTCCGCGCCGCCAAGGTTCCGGTCGAGTTCCACCTGTTCCAGAGCGGCGGCCACGCCTTCAACATGGGTTTCCGGACGGACAAGGCGGCGATCAAGGTCTGGCCGGAGCGGCTGTGCGACTGGCTGGCGGACAATGGTTGGCTGGGGAAGCGGTAA
- a CDS encoding uracil-DNA glycosylase, whose translation MQHSNIVGEVVPSPAEPPRDCPLCPRLVAYRRENQELYPDYFNGPAPSFGDKDARLLVVGLAPGRKGANRTGRPFTGDYAGTLLYETLIKYGFATGKFEARIDDSLKLVGSAVTNAVRCAPPGNKPETVEENTCRPFLKARLDMFPNLKAIVTLGDVSRRNVLKTLGLKASAGIPGHGSEFQAGPYRIFNSYHCSRLNTNTGRLTTPMFEELFARVRAYVDAAD comes from the coding sequence ATGCAGCATTCCAACATCGTCGGCGAGGTCGTCCCCTCGCCGGCCGAACCGCCGCGCGACTGCCCGCTGTGCCCGCGCCTGGTGGCCTATCGCCGCGAGAACCAGGAACTCTATCCGGACTATTTCAACGGCCCGGCCCCGTCGTTCGGCGACAAGGACGCCCGTCTGCTGGTCGTGGGCCTGGCGCCTGGCCGCAAGGGCGCCAACCGCACGGGCCGGCCGTTCACCGGCGACTACGCCGGCACGCTGCTCTACGAGACCCTGATCAAGTACGGTTTCGCCACCGGCAAGTTCGAGGCCCGGATCGACGACTCGCTGAAGCTGGTCGGCAGCGCGGTGACCAACGCCGTGCGCTGCGCACCGCCCGGCAACAAGCCCGAGACCGTCGAGGAGAACACTTGCCGCCCCTTCCTGAAGGCGCGGCTGGACATGTTCCCCAACCTCAAGGCCATCGTCACCCTGGGCGACGTCTCGCGCCGCAACGTGCTCAAGACCCTGGGCCTGAAGGCCTCGGCCGGCATCCCCGGCCACGGCTCGGAGTTCCAGGCCGGCCCCTACCGCATCTTCAACAGCTATCACTGCTCGCGGCTCAACACGAACACCGGCCGCCTGACGACGCCGATGTTCGAGGAGCTGTTCGCGCGGGTGCGAGCCTATGTGGACGCGGCAGACTGA
- a CDS encoding NYN domain-containing protein, translating to MTFYPTERLALFIDGANLYSAAKALGFDIDYRKLLDEFKKRGLLVRAYYYTAIAENDDYSPIRPLVDWLDYNGFTLVTKPAREYTDSQGRKRWRGDMDIEIAVDMLQMAETVDHMVLFSGDGDFRALVEAVQRKGRRVTVVSTMKSQPPMTSDDLRRQADNFVDLNDLGNIIGRPQRAPQQRYASTDQRSPAEREAEDEY from the coding sequence GTGACCTTCTACCCGACCGAGCGGTTGGCGCTGTTCATCGACGGGGCCAATCTCTATTCCGCCGCCAAGGCGCTGGGCTTCGACATCGACTATCGTAAGCTCCTCGACGAGTTCAAGAAGCGCGGCCTGCTCGTGCGCGCCTACTACTACACCGCCATCGCCGAGAACGACGACTATTCGCCGATCCGGCCGCTGGTGGACTGGCTGGACTACAACGGCTTCACCCTGGTGACCAAGCCGGCCCGCGAATACACCGACAGCCAGGGCCGCAAGCGCTGGCGCGGCGACATGGACATCGAGATCGCGGTCGACATGCTGCAGATGGCCGAGACCGTCGACCACATGGTGCTGTTCTCGGGCGACGGCGACTTCCGCGCCCTGGTCGAAGCCGTCCAGCGGAAGGGCCGCCGGGTCACCGTGGTATCGACGATGAAGAGCCAGCCGCCGATGACCAGCGACGACCTGCGCCGCCAAGCCGACAACTTCGTCGACCTCAACGACCTGGGCAACATCATCGGTCGCCCGCAACGCGCGCCGCAACAGCGCTACGCCTCGACCGACCAACGCAGCCCGGCCGAGCGCGAAGCCGAAGACGAATACTGA
- the folK gene encoding 2-amino-4-hydroxy-6-hydroxymethyldihydropteridine diphosphokinase has protein sequence MKNRLDRNGLDAAVVVALGCNLPGAYTSREALLEAAVSALAGEGMAVVVRSGWWTSAAWPDPAGPAYLNGVALVETGLSPVETLAGLHRVEAAFGRARSERNAARTLDLDLIAHGRTVTDGNLVLPHPRAHERLFVMGPLTEVAPGWTHPVLGESAKALATRATVGADAKPYPHP, from the coding sequence TTGAAAAATCGGCTTGATCGAAATGGTCTGGACGCGGCCGTGGTCGTCGCCCTCGGCTGTAATCTGCCGGGAGCCTACACGAGTCGCGAGGCTCTGTTGGAGGCGGCTGTGTCGGCGCTCGCCGGCGAGGGCATGGCGGTGGTCGTCCGCTCGGGATGGTGGACCTCGGCCGCCTGGCCCGACCCCGCCGGGCCGGCCTATCTGAACGGCGTCGCGCTGGTGGAGACCGGCCTCTCGCCGGTCGAGACCCTGGCCGGGCTGCATCGCGTCGAGGCCGCGTTCGGCCGCGCCCGATCCGAACGCAACGCCGCCCGCACGCTCGACCTCGATCTGATCGCCCATGGGCGGACGGTGACGGACGGCAATCTCGTCCTGCCGCACCCGCGCGCCCACGAGCGCCTGTTCGTGATGGGGCCGCTGACGGAGGTGGCGCCGGGCTGGACTCATCCTGTGCTGGGAGAGAGCGCGAAGGCGCTTGCCACGAGGGCGACGGTAGGAGCCGACGCCAAGCCGTACCCCCACCCGTAA
- the rpoZ gene encoding DNA-directed RNA polymerase subunit omega: MARVTVEDCVEKVPNRFALVLLSAHRARGISAGAALMVDRDNDKNPVVALREIADDVIDHEGLKEHLITTLQRVDEHSEAEEEAETLALLADPTHMQMSELELVRALQSDRDGGQEERY; this comes from the coding sequence ATGGCCCGCGTCACCGTCGAAGATTGCGTCGAGAAGGTTCCCAACCGCTTCGCGCTCGTCCTGCTGTCGGCGCACCGCGCTCGCGGCATCTCGGCCGGCGCGGCCCTGATGGTCGACCGCGACAACGACAAGAACCCGGTCGTCGCCCTGCGCGAGATCGCTGACGACGTGATCGATCACGAGGGGCTCAAGGAGCACCTGATCACCACGCTGCAGCGCGTCGACGAGCACTCGGAAGCCGAGGAAGAGGCCGAAACCCTCGCCCTGCTGGCCGATCCGACCCACATGCAGATGAGCGAACTGGAACTCGTTCGCGCGCTGCAGAGCGACCGCGACGGCGGTCAGGAGGAGCGGTACTGA
- a CDS encoding RelA/SpoT family protein, which produces MRMHGSQTRASGDPYYAHPIEVAGILTEYRLDTATIVTALLHDVIEDTPVTKEEIGKLFGEEIAELVEGVTKLSKLELQAEHTRQAENLRKFILAISKDVRVLLVKLADRLHNMRTLHFIKNQAKRERIARETRDIYAPLARNIGCHRICTELEELSFQHTNPVARDAIVRRLAKLREEQGGAVALVSQEIQARLESANLPARVFGREKAPYSIWRKLQRKSIGFSQMSDIYAFRVIVDSEEDCYRALGVVHRAWSSVPDRFKDFISTPKRNNYRSLHTTVVGPRGMRIEMQIRTESMDRVNEEGVAAHFRYKDASYGLDLEGMEAAGGRDPLANLRQLVQVLEHGGDSEELVEHAKLEMFLDQVFVFTPKGRLVSLPRGAMPLDFAYAVHTSVGDTCIGVKINGELKPLRTILTNGDVVEVIRGSKPVVPPDWRSLTVTGRARSAIRRHIRQTEKEEFLRLGRVSVEQTFERAGKNLKDVSLRPILERFALESEEALFDAVGRGRVTPSQVLETAFPGMVDADREAATARRKIEGGKGARLYVRGGGLTPGVSLHFAHCCSPVPGDRIVGILREDAAKDQDGGLDVHTIDCPKLAEYEDREDLWRDLNWTPEAERDTVSLARLHATIGNAPGVLGQVCTIIGEAGGNIVNLRMHHRQSDFFDTDIDVEVRDAKHLTNISAALRTCPSVETVDRTRG; this is translated from the coding sequence ATGCGCATGCACGGCAGCCAGACGCGCGCCAGCGGCGACCCCTACTACGCCCACCCGATCGAGGTGGCGGGCATCCTCACCGAGTATCGGCTCGACACCGCGACCATCGTCACCGCGCTTCTGCACGACGTCATCGAGGACACGCCGGTCACCAAGGAGGAGATCGGCAAGCTGTTCGGCGAGGAGATCGCCGAGCTGGTCGAGGGCGTCACCAAGCTCTCGAAGCTGGAGCTGCAGGCCGAGCACACGCGCCAGGCCGAGAACCTGCGCAAGTTCATCCTGGCCATCTCCAAGGACGTCCGCGTCCTACTGGTCAAGCTGGCCGACCGTCTGCACAACATGCGGACGCTGCACTTCATCAAGAACCAAGCCAAGCGCGAGCGCATCGCCCGCGAGACGCGCGACATCTATGCGCCGCTGGCCCGCAACATCGGCTGCCACCGCATCTGCACCGAGCTGGAGGAGCTGTCCTTCCAGCACACCAACCCGGTCGCCCGCGACGCGATCGTCCGCCGTCTGGCGAAGCTGCGCGAAGAGCAGGGCGGCGCGGTGGCGCTGGTCAGCCAGGAGATCCAGGCCCGTCTGGAATCGGCCAATCTGCCGGCCCGCGTGTTCGGCCGCGAAAAGGCCCCTTACTCGATCTGGCGCAAGCTGCAGCGCAAGTCGATCGGCTTCTCGCAGATGTCCGACATCTACGCCTTCCGCGTGATCGTCGACAGCGAGGAGGACTGCTATCGGGCCCTCGGCGTCGTGCACCGGGCCTGGTCCAGCGTGCCCGACCGCTTCAAGGACTTCATCTCGACGCCTAAGCGCAACAACTACCGCTCGCTGCACACCACGGTGGTGGGGCCGCGCGGCATGCGCATCGAGATGCAGATCCGCACAGAGTCCATGGACCGCGTGAACGAAGAGGGGGTGGCCGCCCACTTCCGCTACAAGGACGCCTCCTACGGCCTCGACCTTGAGGGCATGGAGGCCGCCGGCGGCCGCGACCCGCTGGCCAACCTGCGCCAGCTGGTGCAGGTGCTCGAGCACGGCGGCGACAGCGAGGAGCTGGTCGAGCACGCCAAGCTCGAGATGTTCCTCGACCAGGTGTTCGTGTTCACGCCCAAGGGAAGGCTGGTCAGCCTGCCCCGGGGCGCGATGCCGCTGGACTTCGCCTACGCCGTCCACACCAGCGTCGGCGACACCTGCATCGGCGTGAAGATCAACGGCGAGCTCAAGCCCCTGCGCACCATCCTCACCAACGGCGACGTGGTCGAGGTGATCCGCGGCTCCAAGCCGGTGGTGCCGCCGGACTGGCGCTCGCTGACGGTCACGGGCCGCGCCCGCTCGGCCATCCGCCGCCACATCCGCCAGACCGAGAAGGAAGAGTTCCTGCGCCTGGGCCGGGTGTCGGTCGAGCAGACCTTCGAGCGGGCCGGCAAGAACCTCAAGGACGTGTCGCTGCGTCCGATCCTGGAACGCTTCGCGCTGGAGAGCGAGGAGGCCCTGTTCGACGCCGTCGGTCGTGGGCGCGTCACGCCCAGCCAGGTTCTGGAGACGGCGTTCCCCGGCATGGTCGACGCCGACCGCGAGGCGGCCACGGCGCGCCGCAAGATCGAGGGCGGCAAGGGCGCTAGGCTCTATGTGCGCGGCGGCGGGCTGACGCCCGGCGTCTCGCTGCACTTCGCCCACTGCTGCAGCCCGGTGCCGGGCGACCGCATCGTCGGCATCCTGCGCGAAGACGCGGCCAAGGATCAGGACGGGGGGCTCGACGTCCACACCATCGACTGTCCGAAGCTGGCCGAATACGAGGACCGCGAGGACCTCTGGCGCGACCTCAACTGGACGCCCGAGGCCGAGCGCGACACCGTCTCGCTGGCCCGCCTGCACGCCACCATCGGCAACGCGCCGGGCGTGCTGGGCCAGGTCTGCACGATCATCGGCGAGGCCGGCGGCAACATCGTCAATCTGCGCATGCACCACCGGCAGAGCGACTTCTTCGACACCGACATCGACGTCGAGGTGCGCGACGCCAAGCACCTGACCAACATCTCGGCGGCGCTGCGCACCTGCCCGTCGGTCGAGACGGTGGACCGGACGCGGGGCTGA
- a CDS encoding carboxymuconolactone decarboxylase family protein, with the protein MTAKLDPFAAAPAVMKSWFAASTTIAAGLEPSLVELVKIRASQINACANCINMHTVEARAQGETEQRIYLLSAWREAPCYTPRERAALAWTEALTRLSEGHTQEAAHADLAAQFSDEEQVKLTLMINVINGWNRLAVGFGLWIEQPVKAA; encoded by the coding sequence ATGACCGCCAAGCTCGATCCCTTCGCCGCCGCTCCGGCCGTGATGAAGTCCTGGTTCGCCGCCTCGACCACCATCGCCGCCGGCCTGGAGCCCAGCCTGGTCGAACTGGTCAAGATCCGCGCCTCGCAGATCAACGCCTGCGCCAACTGCATCAACATGCATACGGTCGAGGCCCGCGCCCAGGGCGAGACCGAGCAGCGCATCTACCTGTTGTCGGCCTGGCGCGAGGCGCCCTGCTACACGCCTCGCGAACGCGCCGCCCTGGCCTGGACCGAGGCCCTCACCCGCCTGTCGGAAGGCCACACGCAGGAAGCGGCCCACGCCGACCTGGCCGCGCAGTTCAGCGATGAGGAGCAGGTCAAGCTGACCCTGATGATCAACGTCATCAACGGCTGGAACCGCCTGGCGGTGGGCTTTGGTCTCTGGATCGAGCAGCCGGTGAAGGCGGCCTGA
- a CDS encoding NUDIX domain-containing protein: MNDSPPRPRVGCGAAIIDAQGRILLVRRRRQPETGHWGQPGGKLDWGEPGRACAEREIREELGIGIAAGPVLAVTDMIDETSHWLAVTYRADGCVGEPAIQEPEAIADWGWFALDALPTPLTQATRDAVAALRGAN, encoded by the coding sequence ATGAACGACTCCCCTCCCCGTCCCCGCGTCGGCTGCGGCGCGGCCATCATCGACGCCCAGGGTCGCATCCTGCTGGTCCGGCGCCGTCGCCAGCCCGAGACCGGTCATTGGGGCCAGCCGGGCGGCAAGCTCGACTGGGGCGAGCCGGGCCGCGCCTGCGCCGAGCGCGAGATCCGCGAGGAGCTGGGGATCGGGATCGCCGCCGGCCCGGTGCTGGCGGTGACCGACATGATCGACGAGACCAGCCACTGGCTGGCCGTGACCTATCGCGCCGACGGCTGCGTGGGCGAGCCGGCGATCCAGGAACCCGAGGCGATCGCCGACTGGGGCTGGTTCGCGCTGGACGCCCTGCCCACGCCGCTCACCCAGGCCACGCGCGACGCCGTGGCGGCCCTGCGCGGCGCGAACTGA
- the pyrE gene encoding orotate phosphoribosyltransferase has protein sequence MTNDDVLEEFRAAGALREGHFVLSSGLHSPVFLQKNLVFMRPERCERLCKALADKIVATVGHVDVAVSPAVGGIIPGYETARHLNVPSIYVEREGGGFKFRRGFHIEPGQKVVMVEDIVTTGLSSRECIQAIKDAGGDVVAAACIVDRSGGKVDVGVPLIALASLEVPAYPADALPPELAAIPIEDPGSRRLKG, from the coding sequence ATGACCAACGACGACGTCCTCGAAGAATTCCGCGCCGCCGGCGCCCTGCGCGAAGGCCACTTCGTGCTGTCCAGCGGCCTGCACAGCCCGGTCTTCCTGCAGAAGAACCTGGTGTTCATGCGGCCCGAGCGCTGCGAGCGCCTGTGCAAGGCCCTGGCCGACAAGATCGTGGCCACGGTGGGCCATGTCGACGTGGCGGTTTCGCCCGCCGTCGGCGGCATCATCCCCGGCTACGAGACCGCCCGTCACCTGAACGTGCCGTCGATCTATGTCGAGCGCGAGGGCGGCGGCTTCAAGTTCCGTCGCGGCTTCCACATCGAGCCGGGCCAGAAGGTCGTGATGGTCGAGGACATCGTCACCACCGGCCTGTCGTCGCGCGAATGCATCCAGGCGATCAAGGACGCCGGCGGCGACGTCGTGGCCGCGGCCTGCATCGTCGACCGCTCGGGCGGCAAGGTCGATGTCGGCGTGCCGCTGATCGCCCTGGCCAGCCTCGAAGTCCCGGCCTATCCGGCCGACGCCCTGCCGCCCGAACTGGCCGCGATCCCGATCGAGGATCCGGGCAGTCGCCGGCTGAAGGGCTGA
- a CDS encoding pyridoxine 5'-phosphate synthase — MLRLGVNIDHVATIRNARGSSYPEPVRAAELALAAGADGITAHLREDRRHISDADIAVLTDLCLKRGKPLNFEMAVTDEMVGIAMNAKPHAACLVPERREEVTTEGGLDVVKGANRIADATARLRTVGARVSLFIEPDHAQIQASADVGAQVVELHTGAYCDAARAGETERAAAILDRLKSGAAFAASLGLEVHAGHGIDYATVKPVAAIPQIVELNIGHFLIGEAIFVGLPQAILRMRTLMDAARLEHPAKVEAGFA, encoded by the coding sequence ATGCTCCGGCTCGGCGTCAACATCGACCACGTGGCCACGATCCGCAACGCACGCGGGTCGAGCTATCCGGAACCGGTGCGCGCCGCCGAGCTGGCCCTGGCGGCCGGCGCCGACGGCATCACCGCGCACCTGCGCGAGGATCGCCGCCACATCAGCGACGCCGACATCGCCGTCCTGACCGACCTCTGCCTCAAGCGCGGCAAGCCGCTGAACTTCGAAATGGCGGTCACCGACGAGATGGTCGGCATCGCCATGAACGCTAAGCCGCATGCTGCCTGCCTTGTGCCCGAGCGGCGTGAGGAAGTGACCACCGAAGGCGGCCTCGACGTCGTGAAGGGCGCCAACCGCATCGCCGACGCCACGGCCCGCCTGCGCACCGTGGGCGCTCGGGTATCACTGTTCATCGAGCCCGACCACGCCCAGATCCAGGCTTCGGCCGACGTCGGCGCTCAGGTCGTCGAGCTGCACACCGGCGCCTATTGCGACGCCGCCCGCGCCGGCGAGACCGAGCGCGCCGCCGCCATCCTCGACCGTCTGAAGTCGGGCGCGGCCTTCGCGGCCTCGCTGGGGCTGGAGGTCCACGCCGGACACGGCATCGACTACGCCACGGTCAAGCCGGTGGCTGCGATCCCGCAGATCGTCGAGCTGAACATCGGCCACTTCCTGATCGGCGAGGCGATCTTCGTGGGCCTGCCCCAGGCCATACTGCGGATGCGGACCTTGATGGACGCGGCCAGGCTCGAGCATCCCGCAAAAGTGGAGGCCGGTTTTGCGTAA
- the acpS gene encoding holo-ACP synthase, with product MIIGIGSDLSDIRRIEKTLERFGERFTNKVFTEIERKRSERKPDRASSYAKRFAAKEACSKALGTGLKQGVHLGDMGVVNLPSGKPTMALTGGAAAKLAQLIPEGMVPVIHLSLTDDHPYAQAFVIIEAVPAS from the coding sequence GTGATCATCGGCATCGGTTCGGACCTCAGCGACATCCGCCGCATAGAGAAGACGCTGGAACGTTTCGGCGAGCGCTTCACCAACAAGGTCTTCACCGAGATCGAGCGCAAGCGGTCCGAGCGAAAGCCCGATCGCGCCTCCAGCTACGCCAAGCGCTTCGCCGCCAAGGAGGCCTGCTCCAAGGCCCTGGGCACGGGCCTGAAGCAGGGCGTGCACCTGGGAGACATGGGCGTGGTCAACCTGCCGTCGGGCAAGCCGACCATGGCCCTGACCGGCGGGGCGGCGGCCAAGCTGGCCCAGCTGATCCCCGAGGGCATGGTTCCGGTGATCCACCTGTCGCTGACCGACGACCACCCCTACGCTCAGGCCTTCGTGATCATCGAGGCCGTGCCGGCGTCATGA